Part of the Moorella sp. E308F genome, TTTGCTGGCGCAATCTTAGAATGATGTTTGTCTATATCCGGTTTAATCTGAGAAACTTTATTCTTTTGCTGCTATCTTCGTCTAATTTATTGTGAGAAGCTTTTCCGAATTAAAGTGAGAATCTACACTTTTGTAAGTATCATTATTGTAAGTATCTTTCCCTTTAAATTTTTTGAAGTCTAGACTTTAAAATTTTTAAAGTCTGTTGAGTTTCAAGGCTTTCGGGTTCTTTTTTGTACGTGTCTATTTCCTCTAGAATTGGCTTCATAATGTATATAACCTTGGATTGTCCCCGTCCAAGGTTTATTTCCTGGATGAGATCATATTTTGCCAATTCTTTCATGACTTTGACCGCCGTAGGTATGGAAACACCCAGATCTTCCGCAATTTCCTCACGTGCGTACTTCACGTAAACACATCCCTTATCGTCCCACCAACCATTTTTCCTTGAAAGCTCCATACGGTCCAATAGTAAGCCGTAAGCAAGCTTTGCCGCAAGGCTTAACTCTTTATATTTCGGATTTTTCAATAACACTTTGGGCACCATAACGAATCGAATAGAGTTTACTTCATTGACTTTGAAATACTCTCCCAAAATCATAGCCCTCCCATTTAAAGGAGAGCTAGCTATCTTATTTGGTTTTATAGTTGCTGTCTGCTAGAATATTGGTAGTGCTAACTTTTTTACTGGGTGGCTCCCCTTATTTTTTTAAATAAAAACCGCAAACAAAACCGCAAACAGATGTAATAATATTGAGCAACCCAGAAGGGTACAGGAAAAATTATTTGTCACGTGAAACCTAGAAGAATCAACACTTGCAGGGATTAGAAGGTACTGTCGAATACTGTCGAAACCCTAATCTTTAGGACTCAAAATCCGGTGGCCGCGAGGCCGTGCGGGTTCGACCCCCGCCTTCGGCACCAATAATACCAAGGCGTGAGAGCCTTGGTATTTTTCTTTATATAGATATAGAAAAATGCCAGTAGCCGGGAGCAGCTGCTGGCATTTTCCGTAATTTCCTATAACCTAGTTAATGGGCGTGCAGGTGAAAATAGCCCTGGTGGTGGTGCTCATGAAAGGCTGCGTCAATAAGGTTGCCCTGCATTAAAAGCTTCAGGAAAATAGCTATAATTATCCCCAGTCCCACCAGGGCTGACAGAATATAACCCAGGGCCTCGGCCCCAAAACTGCCTGCCAGCCTAGGAACGGTATAATCCGGGAAGAGGGTATGGGACCAGCTGGCGGCCAGTTTAACCATCCCGGCCGGGACAAAACCCAGCATCTGCTGTAACTCTTCCGGTGCCCATTCGCCCCAGGCCGTACTGCTAGCCAAGATTCCCAGTGGTGACAGCAGGATCAGGATACCCAGCCCTGTAGCCAGTCCCTTGAGGCCAGGGGCGCCGGCCCCGGCCGGAGCTGCCGGCCTGGCCTCCGGGTAAAGTTGCAGTAAGCCGGGGTTAGCCCGTTCAAGGTAGCGGACCACCAGGCCGGTAACTATCCCCTCGGCCGGGCCGGCCACCAGGAGATGGGCCAAAGGAGCCTTGGGTCAGGAAGGTTCTGAAGTGCGCCTCCTTTCCTGCCAGCCGTGACGCCGGCAACGGCCCCTGCCCGGGCCGGCGATATCTGTACTGCCGCAATGGGGGC contains:
- a CDS encoding replication initiator protein A yields the protein MGEYFKVNEVNSIRFVMVPKVLLKNPKYKELSLAAKLAYGLLLDRMELSRKNGWWDDKGCVYVKYAREEIAEDLGVSIPTAVKVMKELAKYDLIQEINLGRGQSKVIYIMKPILEEIDTYKKEPESLETQQTLKILKSRLQKI
- a CDS encoding PDGLE domain-containing protein produces the protein MAHLLVAGPAEGIVTGLVVRYLERANPGLLQLYPEARPAAPAGAGAPGLKGLATGLGILILLSPLGILASSTAWGEWAPEELQQMLGFVPAGMVKLAASWSHTLFPDYTVPRLAGSFGAEALGYILSALVGLGIIIAIFLKLLMQGNLIDAAFHEHHHQGYFHLHAH